A region from the Geobacter benzoatilyticus genome encodes:
- a CDS encoding DMT family protein: MRTIVLLALSNVFMTFAWYAHLKNLKASPWYIAVAVSWGIAFFEYLIQVPANRMGYGTFSLGQLKIMQEVITLAVFVPFAVYYMGQPLKLDYLWAGCCLAGAVFFIFRG, from the coding sequence ATGAGAACGATCGTTTTGCTGGCGCTTTCCAATGTGTTCATGACCTTCGCCTGGTATGCGCACCTGAAGAACCTGAAGGCATCTCCCTGGTACATTGCCGTGGCGGTGAGCTGGGGGATAGCCTTCTTCGAGTACCTGATCCAGGTTCCGGCTAACCGGATGGGGTACGGCACTTTCAGCCTGGGGCAGCTCAAGATCATGCAGGAGGTCATAACGCTTGCGGTCTTTGTCCCCTTTGCGGTCTACTACATGGGCCAGCCCCTGAAGCTCGACTACCTCTGGGCCGGGTGCTGCCTGGCCGGAGCGGTTTTTTTCATATTTCGCGGATAA
- the recG gene encoding ATP-dependent DNA helicase RecG — MPLVKLAENGQIIIPDDLLSELGLRPGDLLDLEPVPGAIRISRHISPDPPAVGISLQKSIARKNLETPIKFIKGVGPKLAEILSKKGIASVEDALYLLPNRYEDRRRIVSIAGLRPGVTAVFTGEVIAANVVTTKGGRRFFEVVVRDGSGTISFKWFNFNPAFLKKSWKEGKRGIFTGLVSQFGLQREVHHPDVEWLAEGESVEAVMARDPVSFGRVVPVYPLTEGLHQKTLRKVMKEVVDQYAPGVESVLPPDVAARQGLLPLNEALRRVHFPDGDADPQLLEEGKDPANRTLIFDEFFFLELGLALKRRGVTLETGIAFTVSHLYTKPLLKLLPFSLTGAQRRVLAEIKDEMMAPHPMHRLIQGDVGCGKTLVALMAALVAVENGYQVAIMAPTEILAEQHYLNIHRWCDEIGVSTVLITASLKGKEKKAALERVAQGEAQIVIGTHAVIQEKVIFHRLGLGIVDEQHRFGVIQRGLLKKKGENPDILVMTATPIPRTLAMTVFGDLSLSVIDELPPGRTPIETRICFESRRNQVYGIIRDEIANGRQAYVIYPLVEESEKSDLKAATQMAEHLANEIFPNLRLGILHGRMKPEEKEGVMRSFKAGEIDILVATTVIEVGIDVPNATVMVIEHAERFGLSQLHQLRGRVGRGSAKSRCILMAGERLSEDAEKRLRVMESTTDGFKIAEADLEIRGPGDFLGTRQAGIPDFRVANILRDGRILEEARKEAFAVAEKDPDLRLPEYELLRAELLRRWGGRLELAGIA, encoded by the coding sequence ATGCCGCTCGTCAAGCTTGCCGAAAACGGTCAGATAATCATACCCGATGACCTCCTGTCGGAGTTGGGGCTCCGTCCGGGCGATCTGCTTGACCTCGAGCCCGTTCCGGGCGCCATTCGCATCTCTCGCCACATTTCCCCCGACCCTCCCGCGGTCGGAATCAGCCTGCAGAAGTCCATTGCCCGCAAGAATCTGGAAACTCCCATCAAGTTTATCAAGGGAGTAGGCCCTAAATTGGCGGAGATTCTCTCCAAAAAGGGGATTGCCTCGGTGGAGGACGCCCTCTACCTGCTTCCCAACCGCTATGAGGACCGCCGCCGGATTGTTTCCATTGCCGGGCTCCGTCCCGGCGTGACCGCAGTCTTTACCGGCGAGGTGATTGCCGCCAATGTTGTGACCACCAAGGGGGGGCGTCGGTTCTTCGAGGTGGTGGTGCGCGATGGCAGCGGCACCATTTCCTTCAAGTGGTTCAACTTCAACCCCGCCTTTCTGAAAAAAAGCTGGAAAGAAGGGAAAAGGGGGATATTTACCGGGCTGGTCTCCCAGTTCGGCCTCCAGCGGGAGGTGCATCACCCGGACGTCGAATGGCTTGCCGAGGGGGAGAGCGTTGAGGCTGTCATGGCCCGGGACCCCGTCAGTTTCGGGCGCGTGGTGCCGGTTTATCCCCTTACCGAAGGGCTTCACCAGAAGACCCTCCGGAAGGTGATGAAAGAGGTGGTGGACCAGTATGCGCCAGGCGTCGAGAGCGTCCTCCCTCCCGATGTGGCGGCGCGCCAGGGGCTTCTTCCCCTTAACGAGGCGCTTCGCCGGGTCCACTTTCCCGATGGCGATGCCGACCCGCAACTGCTGGAGGAGGGGAAGGACCCCGCCAACCGCACCCTGATTTTCGATGAATTTTTTTTCCTCGAACTGGGCCTGGCCCTGAAGAGGCGGGGCGTTACGCTGGAGACCGGCATTGCTTTCACGGTCAGCCATCTCTATACCAAGCCGCTCCTCAAGCTGCTTCCCTTTTCGCTGACCGGGGCCCAGCGCCGCGTCCTTGCCGAGATCAAGGATGAGATGATGGCGCCGCATCCCATGCACCGCCTGATTCAGGGCGATGTGGGGTGCGGCAAGACCCTGGTGGCGCTCATGGCGGCGCTTGTGGCGGTGGAGAACGGCTACCAGGTGGCCATCATGGCCCCCACCGAGATCCTCGCCGAGCAGCACTACCTGAATATCCACCGCTGGTGCGACGAGATCGGCGTGTCCACGGTCCTCATAACCGCGTCCCTGAAGGGGAAGGAGAAGAAGGCGGCCCTGGAGCGGGTGGCGCAGGGGGAGGCACAGATCGTTATCGGCACCCACGCGGTGATCCAGGAGAAGGTGATTTTCCATCGGCTCGGTCTCGGCATCGTGGACGAGCAGCACCGCTTCGGCGTCATCCAGCGGGGGCTCCTGAAAAAGAAGGGGGAAAACCCCGACATCCTCGTGATGACCGCCACGCCCATACCCCGCACCCTGGCAATGACCGTATTCGGCGACCTTTCGCTCTCCGTTATCGATGAGCTGCCGCCGGGGCGGACCCCCATTGAAACGCGGATATGCTTTGAGTCGCGCCGCAATCAGGTTTACGGCATAATCCGCGATGAAATCGCCAACGGGCGCCAGGCCTACGTCATCTACCCCCTGGTGGAGGAATCGGAAAAATCGGACCTGAAAGCCGCCACCCAGATGGCCGAACACCTGGCCAACGAGATTTTTCCCAATCTGCGGCTCGGCATTCTCCACGGCCGGATGAAGCCCGAGGAGAAGGAAGGGGTGATGCGCTCTTTCAAGGCCGGCGAGATCGATATCCTTGTGGCGACCACGGTGATCGAGGTTGGCATCGACGTGCCCAATGCCACGGTGATGGTCATCGAGCATGCCGAGCGGTTCGGCCTGTCGCAGCTCCATCAACTGCGGGGAAGGGTGGGGCGGGGGAGCGCCAAGTCGCGCTGCATTCTCATGGCCGGAGAGCGCCTCTCCGAGGACGCCGAGAAGCGGCTGCGGGTCATGGAATCTACCACCGACGGCTTCAAAATTGCCGAGGCCGATCTTGAAATACGCGGACCGGGTGATTTTCTCGGTACCCGCCAGGCGGGAATCCCCGATTTCCGCGTCGCCAACATCCTGCGTGACGGCCGCATTCTCGAAGAGGCCCGCAAGGAGGCCTTCGCCGTTGCGGAGAAGGACCCCGACCTGCGGCTTCCCGAATACGAACTGCTCCGGGCCGAACTGCTTCGCCGCTGGGGCGGGAGGCTGGAGCTGGCCGGAATCGCCTGA
- a CDS encoding DUF1858 domain-containing protein, with protein sequence MSQQFTKDMTFAQALQASPEVAKVLRKYNLGCIGCMGAQNESLEQGCSAHGLDVNEVLKDLNAIGQ encoded by the coding sequence ATGAGCCAGCAATTCACCAAGGATATGACATTTGCCCAGGCCCTCCAGGCCAGTCCCGAGGTTGCCAAGGTACTGCGCAAGTACAATCTCGGCTGCATCGGCTGCATGGGAGCCCAGAACGAATCCCTCGAACAGGGATGCAGCGCCCATGGCCTCGATGTGAACGAGGTCCTCAAGGACCTGAACGCCATCGGTCAGTAA
- the carA gene encoding glutamine-hydrolyzing carbamoyl-phosphate synthase small subunit, whose translation MRAILALADGRVFEGKSFGAGGEASGEVVFNTAMTGYQEVLTDPSYKGQMVTMTYTQMGNTGINPEDIESKQLYLSGFIVKEYHDCYSNWRATMSLDAYLKENGVVGIQGLDTRALTRHLRDKGAQNGIISTVDFDHESLVKKARAIPSMAGLDLASGVTCDKPYHWTEKLWDLEEGYTAATAGELKYKVVAYDFGIKYNILRCLVSAGCDVTVVPATFPAEEALAMNPDGIFLSNGPGDPEPMTAVIENIRKFVGKKPIFGICLGHQLLGLALGGKTMKLKFGNHGSNLPVMDQDTRKVEITAQNHGFSVDIESLGHVCELAHENLNDQTVEGMKHKELPIFSVQHHPEASPGPHDSHYLFGRFVELMERYKA comes from the coding sequence ATGAGAGCAATTTTAGCGCTCGCCGATGGGCGCGTCTTTGAAGGAAAGTCATTCGGTGCCGGCGGCGAGGCTTCCGGCGAGGTGGTATTCAATACCGCCATGACTGGTTACCAGGAGGTCCTGACCGACCCTTCCTACAAGGGGCAGATGGTCACCATGACCTACACCCAGATGGGGAACACCGGCATCAACCCGGAGGACATCGAGAGCAAGCAGCTCTACCTCTCGGGTTTCATCGTCAAGGAGTACCACGACTGCTATTCCAACTGGCGTGCCACCATGAGCCTCGATGCCTATCTGAAAGAAAACGGCGTGGTCGGCATCCAGGGGCTCGATACCCGGGCGCTTACCCGGCATTTGAGGGACAAGGGAGCCCAGAACGGGATCATCTCCACCGTTGATTTCGACCACGAAAGCCTCGTGAAGAAGGCCCGGGCCATTCCGAGCATGGCCGGACTCGACCTTGCCTCCGGCGTCACCTGCGACAAACCCTATCACTGGACCGAGAAGCTCTGGGACCTGGAGGAAGGGTACACTGCTGCGACGGCGGGAGAACTGAAGTACAAGGTTGTGGCCTACGATTTCGGCATCAAGTACAACATTCTCCGCTGCCTCGTCTCGGCCGGCTGCGACGTGACGGTTGTCCCCGCCACCTTCCCGGCGGAGGAGGCTCTGGCCATGAACCCGGACGGCATCTTCCTCAGCAACGGCCCCGGCGACCCGGAGCCCATGACCGCCGTCATCGAAAACATCAGGAAGTTTGTGGGCAAGAAGCCCATCTTCGGCATCTGTCTCGGCCACCAGCTCCTGGGGCTTGCCCTGGGTGGCAAGACCATGAAGCTCAAGTTCGGCAACCATGGCTCCAACCTGCCGGTCATGGATCAGGATACCCGGAAGGTGGAAATAACTGCCCAGAACCACGGCTTTTCGGTGGATATCGAATCACTGGGTCATGTCTGCGAGCTGGCCCACGAGAACCTGAACGACCAGACCGTTGAGGGGATGAAGCACAAAGAACTCCCCATCTTCTCGGTACAGCACCACCCCGAGGCTTCGCCCGGTCCCCACGACTCCCATTATCTGTTCGGGCGGTTCGTGGAACTGATGGAGAGGTACAAAGCTTAG
- the greA gene encoding transcription elongation factor GreA → MTYSVPMTKESYESLQEELKRLIREERPRVIQDIAEARSHGDLSENAEYDAAKNRQAFIEGRIQELQGKLAMAHVVDLSGLKPDKVVFGATVTLYDTATEEEVTYKIVGEEEADIKLGKISCTSPVGKALISHKLDDSVKIKVPSGSVKEYEIIDIKYL, encoded by the coding sequence ATGACCTATTCAGTACCCATGACCAAAGAGAGTTACGAATCGCTTCAGGAAGAGCTGAAGCGCCTGATTCGTGAAGAGCGGCCCCGGGTTATCCAGGATATTGCCGAGGCCCGCAGCCACGGAGACCTTTCGGAGAACGCGGAGTACGATGCCGCCAAGAACCGCCAGGCATTCATCGAAGGGCGGATCCAGGAGCTTCAGGGGAAGCTTGCCATGGCCCATGTGGTTGATCTCTCCGGCCTTAAGCCTGACAAGGTAGTTTTCGGCGCTACCGTAACCCTGTACGACACGGCGACCGAGGAGGAGGTAACCTACAAGATCGTCGGCGAAGAGGAGGCCGACATCAAGCTGGGTAAAATCTCCTGCACGTCACCGGTCGGCAAGGCCCTCATCAGCCACAAGCTCGACGACAGCGTGAAGATCAAGGTGCCGTCGGGGTCCGTCAAGGAATACGAGATTATCGACATCAAATACCTGTAA
- a CDS encoding radical SAM protein has protein sequence MRYIDLYNSGELLERVREAYARLRSCDLCPHDCRVNRLAGETGVCRAGWLPRIASANVHHGEEPPISGTKGSGTIFLSWCSLHCRFCQNFPISQQGNGTDLTTLELAERMLGLQRRGVHNINFVTPTHFLPQILAALRLAIPRGFRLPIVWNSSGYEKEDALRLLDGVVDIYLPDMKYAAEEPAVRFSSAPGYREANRRAVAEMLRQVGHLKLDDEGIAERGLIIRHLVLPEGGAGSRETLSWIAGNLGTDTHIALMNQFFPAHRAVETPGIHRKITDEEYGEAVEALEEYGLENGWVQD, from the coding sequence ATGCGGTACATCGATCTTTATAATTCGGGTGAATTGCTGGAGCGGGTGAGGGAGGCCTATGCACGGCTCCGCTCCTGCGACCTCTGCCCCCACGACTGCCGCGTGAACCGGCTGGCCGGAGAGACCGGCGTGTGCCGGGCGGGGTGGCTGCCGCGAATTGCCTCGGCCAATGTTCACCATGGCGAAGAGCCGCCAATCTCGGGGACAAAGGGGTCGGGAACGATTTTCCTCTCCTGGTGCAGCCTTCACTGCCGGTTCTGCCAGAACTTCCCCATCAGCCAGCAGGGGAACGGGACCGACCTGACCACACTGGAACTGGCGGAACGGATGCTCGGGCTCCAGCGGCGCGGGGTGCACAATATAAACTTCGTCACCCCGACCCACTTCCTGCCGCAGATTCTGGCGGCGCTCCGGCTGGCTATACCCCGTGGGTTCCGGCTCCCCATCGTCTGGAACTCCAGCGGTTACGAGAAGGAGGATGCCCTCCGGCTCCTGGACGGTGTCGTGGATATCTACCTGCCGGACATGAAGTACGCGGCGGAAGAACCGGCGGTCCGGTTCTCGTCGGCTCCCGGCTATAGGGAGGCGAACCGCCGGGCGGTTGCCGAAATGCTCCGCCAGGTGGGACACTTGAAGCTCGATGATGAAGGAATTGCGGAGCGCGGTCTCATCATCCGGCATCTGGTGCTGCCGGAAGGTGGTGCGGGAAGCCGCGAGACGCTTTCCTGGATTGCCGGGAATCTGGGCACTGATACCCACATCGCCCTGATGAACCAGTTCTTCCCGGCCCACCGGGCCGTTGAAACGCCGGGAATACACCGCAAGATTACCGACGAGGAGTACGGCGAAGCGGTGGAAGCGTTGGAGGAGTACGGTCTGGAGAACGGCTGGGTGCAGGATTAG
- the carB gene encoding carbamoyl-phosphate synthase large subunit produces MPKRTDIKKVLIIGAGPIVIGQACEFDYSGTQACKALKEEGFEVVLLNSNPATIMTDPDFADRTYVEPVTPEVLAKIIEKERPDAVLPTLGGQTALNTAVAVAENGTLEKFGVELIGAKLPAIKKAEDRTLFKEAMEKIGLSVPRSGLAHNYAEAMEVIKMVGFPAIIRPSFTLGGTGGGIAYNMEEYEKMAVGGIDASPTDEILVEESVIGWKEYELEVMRDTADNVVIICSIENFDPMGVHTGDSITVAPAQTLTDKEYQILRDAALKIIREIGVDTGGSNIQFGINPRNGRLVVIEMNPRVSRSSALASKATGFPIAKIAAKLAVGYTLDEIRNDITRETPACFEPTIDYVVTKIPRFTFEKFPAADSTLTTQMKSVGEVMAIGRTFKESFQKALRSLEIGSAGFESRLFTNGDTRRALTAKEQQLVQDKLRVPNWERLWYLGDAFRCGMSIEEIFQLTAIDPWFLHNIKQIIDKEKELRMVDVAAETRENLAAIVREAKQYGFSDKILGRFWGKNDEEIRQLRLSLGVKPVFKRVDTCAAEFVAYTPYLYSTYEEECEAEVTDRKKIMILGGGPNRIGQGIEFDYCCVHGVFALGEDGYETIMVNCNPETVSTDYDTSDRLYFEPLTYEDVLSIVDLEKPQGVIVQFGGQTPLKLAVALEKAGVPIIGTSPDAIDRAEDRERFQEMLHKLNLLQPENGTARSFEEAEEVANRIGYPVVVRPSYVLGGRAMEIVYDVDNLRRYMTTAVQASPEHPILIDKFLDKAIEIDVDALCDGTDVVIGGIMEHIEEAGIHSGDSACCLPPHSISQELVNEIRRQTTVMALELNVRGLMNVQYAIKDGTIYILEVNPRASRTAPFVSKATGRSLAKIAARVMAGKTLKELGVTGYIEPKHMSVKEAVFPFVKFPGVDTLLGPEMKSTGEVMGIGPDFATAFAKAQLGANVKLPRSGKVFISLHDADKKLIVDSAKKLYNAGFKLVATRGTASYLQEKGVAVEVINKVAEGRPHIVDAIKSGEICMVFNTTQGAQAVADSFSIRRESLMHNVAYYTTVAGANAAADGIVVMLNGEMDVKPLQDYLS; encoded by the coding sequence ATGCCAAAAAGAACAGACATCAAAAAGGTTCTCATCATCGGCGCCGGCCCAATCGTAATCGGCCAGGCGTGCGAGTTCGACTACTCCGGCACCCAGGCGTGCAAGGCGCTGAAGGAGGAGGGGTTCGAGGTGGTGCTGCTGAACTCTAACCCGGCTACCATCATGACCGACCCCGACTTTGCCGACCGGACCTACGTGGAGCCGGTAACCCCCGAGGTGCTGGCCAAGATTATCGAAAAGGAACGCCCCGATGCGGTGCTCCCCACCCTTGGCGGCCAGACGGCCCTGAACACCGCCGTGGCCGTGGCCGAGAACGGCACCCTGGAGAAGTTCGGGGTGGAGCTCATTGGCGCCAAGCTGCCGGCCATCAAGAAGGCCGAGGACCGGACCCTCTTCAAGGAGGCCATGGAGAAGATCGGCCTGTCGGTCCCCCGCTCGGGCCTTGCCCACAACTACGCCGAGGCGATGGAAGTTATCAAGATGGTGGGCTTTCCCGCCATCATCCGCCCCTCCTTCACCCTGGGGGGGACCGGCGGCGGCATCGCCTACAACATGGAAGAGTACGAGAAAATGGCCGTGGGGGGGATTGATGCCTCTCCCACCGACGAGATTCTGGTGGAGGAGTCGGTCATCGGCTGGAAGGAGTACGAACTGGAGGTGATGCGCGACACCGCCGACAACGTGGTGATCATCTGCTCCATCGAGAACTTCGATCCCATGGGGGTCCACACCGGAGACTCCATCACCGTTGCTCCGGCCCAGACCCTCACCGACAAGGAGTACCAGATTCTCCGGGATGCGGCTCTGAAGATCATCCGCGAGATCGGGGTCGACACCGGCGGCTCCAATATCCAGTTCGGCATCAACCCGCGCAACGGCCGCCTGGTGGTCATCGAGATGAACCCGCGGGTTTCCCGCTCCTCGGCCCTGGCCTCCAAGGCCACCGGCTTCCCCATCGCCAAGATCGCGGCGAAGCTGGCCGTCGGTTACACCCTGGACGAGATCCGCAACGATATCACCCGCGAGACCCCGGCCTGCTTCGAGCCGACCATCGACTACGTGGTGACCAAGATTCCCCGTTTCACCTTTGAGAAATTCCCCGCTGCCGACAGCACCCTGACCACCCAGATGAAGTCGGTGGGTGAGGTCATGGCCATCGGCCGCACCTTCAAGGAGTCGTTCCAGAAGGCGCTCCGCTCCCTGGAGATCGGTTCGGCCGGGTTCGAATCGCGGCTGTTCACCAATGGCGATACCCGCCGGGCCCTCACCGCCAAGGAGCAGCAGCTTGTTCAGGACAAGCTCCGGGTACCGAACTGGGAGCGGCTCTGGTACCTGGGTGACGCTTTCCGCTGCGGCATGAGCATCGAAGAGATTTTCCAGCTCACCGCCATCGATCCCTGGTTCCTCCACAACATCAAGCAGATTATCGATAAGGAGAAGGAACTGCGGATGGTCGATGTTGCGGCGGAAACCAGGGAAAACCTGGCTGCCATCGTCCGCGAGGCCAAGCAGTACGGCTTCTCCGACAAGATACTCGGCCGTTTCTGGGGAAAGAACGACGAGGAGATCCGCCAACTGCGCCTCTCCCTCGGCGTCAAGCCCGTGTTCAAGCGGGTCGATACCTGCGCTGCCGAGTTTGTTGCCTATACCCCTTACCTATACTCAACCTACGAGGAGGAGTGCGAGGCCGAGGTGACCGACCGGAAGAAGATCATGATTCTCGGCGGCGGCCCCAACCGGATCGGCCAGGGGATCGAGTTCGACTACTGCTGCGTCCACGGGGTTTTCGCCCTTGGCGAAGACGGCTACGAGACCATCATGGTCAACTGCAACCCGGAAACGGTCTCCACCGACTACGACACCTCCGACCGCCTCTACTTCGAGCCCCTGACCTATGAGGATGTCCTCTCCATCGTCGATCTGGAGAAGCCCCAAGGGGTCATCGTCCAGTTCGGTGGCCAGACGCCTCTCAAGCTGGCCGTGGCCCTGGAGAAAGCCGGGGTTCCCATCATCGGCACTTCACCCGACGCCATCGACCGGGCCGAGGACCGGGAGCGCTTCCAGGAGATGCTCCACAAGCTGAACCTGCTGCAGCCCGAGAACGGCACCGCCCGCTCCTTCGAGGAGGCGGAAGAGGTGGCGAACCGTATCGGCTACCCCGTGGTGGTGCGCCCCTCCTACGTTCTCGGCGGCAGGGCCATGGAGATCGTCTACGACGTGGATAACCTGCGCCGCTACATGACCACCGCCGTCCAGGCGTCGCCGGAGCATCCGATCCTCATCGACAAGTTCCTGGACAAGGCCATCGAGATCGATGTGGACGCCCTTTGCGACGGGACCGACGTGGTAATCGGCGGGATCATGGAGCACATCGAGGAGGCCGGCATCCATTCGGGCGACTCGGCCTGCTGCCTGCCGCCCCATTCCATCTCCCAGGAGCTGGTGAATGAGATCCGTCGCCAGACCACCGTCATGGCCCTGGAGCTGAACGTCAGGGGACTCATGAACGTCCAGTACGCCATCAAGGACGGGACCATCTATATTCTCGAGGTGAACCCCCGTGCTTCACGGACCGCTCCCTTCGTATCAAAGGCCACGGGACGCTCCCTGGCCAAGATCGCGGCGCGGGTCATGGCGGGCAAGACCCTGAAGGAACTCGGCGTTACCGGTTACATCGAGCCGAAGCATATGTCGGTCAAGGAGGCGGTCTTCCCCTTCGTCAAGTTCCCCGGCGTTGATACGCTGCTCGGACCCGAAATGAAGTCCACCGGCGAGGTTATGGGGATAGGTCCCGACTTTGCCACGGCCTTTGCCAAGGCCCAGCTCGGCGCCAACGTTAAACTTCCCCGTTCAGGAAAGGTTTTCATCAGCCTCCATGACGCCGACAAGAAACTTATTGTCGATTCAGCGAAAAAACTTTATAATGCCGGTTTTAAACTGGTTGCCACCCGCGGTACCGCCTCCTATCTCCAGGAGAAAGGGGTTGCGGTGGAGGTGATCAACAAGGTGGCGGAAGGAAGGCCCCATATCGTTGACGCCATCAAGAGCGGAGAGATCTGCATGGTGTTCAACACCACCCAGGGGGCCCAGGCCGTGGCCGATTCCTTCTCTATCCGCCGCGAGTCGCTCATGCACAATGTTGCGTACTACACCACCGTTGCCGGGGCTAATGCGGCGGCAGACGGCATTGTGGTCATGCTCAACGGCGAGATGGATGTCAAGCCGCTGCAGGACTATCTTTCGTGA